A window of Sutcliffiella cohnii contains these coding sequences:
- a CDS encoding cytochrome c oxidase subunit II, giving the protein MHLDEKIWLTLSFGMIMVFMLLTGYQTFALGMGPPSHNETIDPQKVDEIAPFNEPGLKQIGENEYELVMTLQLFSFTPMEVEIPAGATVHFTLTSKDVVHGFQIADTNVNAMVMPGHIQKISQTFDEPGEYLVICNEYCGVGHQFMSTTITVK; this is encoded by the coding sequence ATGCATCTTGATGAAAAGATATGGCTTACATTAAGTTTTGGAATGATTATGGTTTTTATGTTACTAACAGGTTATCAAACATTTGCTTTAGGAATGGGGCCGCCAAGTCATAATGAAACAATTGACCCTCAGAAAGTGGATGAAATAGCTCCTTTTAATGAACCAGGGCTTAAGCAAATTGGTGAAAACGAATATGAACTTGTCATGACGTTGCAATTATTCAGTTTTACTCCGATGGAAGTTGAAATTCCAGCAGGTGCAACCGTGCATTTCACTTTAACATCAAAGGATGTCGTTCATGGATTTCAAATTGCCGATACAAACGTTAACGCAATGGTTATGCCAGGCCATATCCAAAAAATATCACAAACATTTGATGAGCCAGGTGAGTATTTAGTTATATGTAACGAATATTGCGGTGTAGGTCACCAATTTATGAGTACGACTATAACAGTGAAATAA
- a CDS encoding RNA polymerase sigma factor yields MDSDKISEWFYQYSKDIYHFLLYYVGSGDIDDLVQEVFIRAIKSFDTYQSKSSENVVILDCTKCRHR; encoded by the coding sequence ATGGACAGTGATAAAATTTCCGAATGGTTCTATCAATACAGCAAAGATATATACCATTTCTTGTTATATTATGTCGGGTCAGGAGATATAGATGACTTAGTTCAAGAAGTGTTCATTCGTGCTATTAAAAGCTTCGATACATATCAATCAAAGTCTAGCGAAAACGTGGTTATTCTCGATTGCACGAAATGTAGGCATCGATGA
- a CDS encoding sigma-70 family RNA polymerase sigma factor gives MLLKASIHINQSLAKTWLFSIARNVGIDEIRRRKRARMKTVLGLKSFEQKEEPTPELMLKWSENNRDLYKVINSLKSNYRDVIILRALKELSVPETADILNWNENKVRITHHRALKALKDKREDIKYER, from the coding sequence GTGCTATTAAAAGCTTCGATACATATCAATCAAAGTCTAGCGAAAACGTGGTTATTCTCGATTGCACGAAATGTAGGCATCGATGAGATTAGAAGAAGAAAACGGGCGAGAATGAAAACGGTGCTGGGGCTCAAGAGTTTTGAACAAAAAGAAGAGCCAACGCCAGAACTAATGCTTAAATGGAGTGAAAATAATCGCGATTTATATAAAGTAATTAATTCGTTGAAGTCTAACTATCGAGACGTCATTATTCTCCGAGCGCTTAAAGAATTATCTGTTCCAGAAACAGCAGACATTTTAAACTGGAATGAAAATAAGGTGCGTATTACGCATCATCGGGCGTTAAAAGCTTTAAAGGATAAGAGGGAGGACATTAAATATGAAAGATAA
- a CDS encoding malate synthase, which yields MNLINKKVTHKRFGTGSIVEHNDSIIEIHFASESKKFVYPDVFGEHLKIHDQSVAHSLEEIIQKREMARQEEEWKKEEEKKLQRKKHELRLEHEKLMKNHKLHPESQMVFWCDTEEQNSSLTEWKVFSGEIKSGNNKGKPNKPIRLHQNSAVLLTSIDSGMPEKERRILGVYMVNEEFIGKLCEDGNIPAHSKYKLQLTEQESDQLLFWQYYVNEKSPEKMTWNTGKYRYFDNMWMAQILRDIASFKSDQEQELAQQFFEHFCRMNQIIPQELQKPNGALMRNLA from the coding sequence TTGAATTTAATCAATAAGAAAGTTACACACAAGCGTTTTGGCACAGGGAGTATAGTTGAACATAATGATTCTATTATTGAAATACATTTCGCATCGGAGAGTAAAAAGTTTGTGTACCCGGATGTGTTTGGAGAGCACTTAAAAATACATGATCAAAGTGTTGCTCATTCACTTGAAGAAATTATACAAAAAAGGGAAATGGCGCGACAGGAAGAAGAGTGGAAGAAGGAAGAGGAAAAAAAGCTTCAACGAAAAAAACACGAACTTCGCCTAGAACATGAAAAGCTTATGAAGAACCATAAACTTCATCCCGAATCACAAATGGTATTTTGGTGTGACACCGAAGAACAGAATAGTTCTTTAACAGAGTGGAAAGTTTTTTCAGGCGAAATAAAAAGTGGTAATAACAAAGGAAAGCCAAACAAACCGATCCGTTTACACCAAAATAGTGCGGTCCTGTTAACATCAATAGATTCCGGGATGCCAGAAAAAGAGAGACGGATTTTAGGAGTCTATATGGTGAATGAAGAGTTTATCGGTAAGCTATGTGAAGATGGAAATATTCCTGCTCATTCAAAATACAAGCTTCAACTTACAGAACAAGAATCTGATCAGTTGCTTTTCTGGCAATATTACGTAAATGAAAAATCCCCCGAAAAAATGACATGGAATACCGGTAAATACCGTTATTTTGATAATATGTGGATGGCTCAAATTCTGCGTGATATCGCTTCGTTTAAAAGTGACCAGGAGCAAGAGCTGGCACAACAATTTTTCGAACATTTTTGTAGAATGAATCAAATAATACCTCAAGAATTACAAAAGCCTAACGGTGCATTAATGCGTAATTTGGCTTAA
- a CDS encoding SCO family protein — MFKNRENTISLLIVLLFGCILFFIGTDGFTAYTAETARVNQLLKEKPTFPDVILEDSKGREYSFTEFENKYVFITFIYTDCATVCPQLEFNMGQVYKLLPKKYIGEDIVFLSISFDPERDDPATLERYQNAFGADGETWRMARILDPLELNTLLENFGVIVIPDGLGNFTHNSAFYLVDKKGKLVEVMDFTEVEAAAEKVESILDSEQVRE, encoded by the coding sequence ATGTTTAAAAACAGGGAAAATACAATCTCTCTACTAATCGTTTTATTGTTTGGTTGTATTTTGTTTTTTATAGGGACGGATGGGTTTACAGCATATACGGCTGAGACGGCTAGAGTTAATCAGCTGCTTAAGGAAAAACCTACTTTTCCTGATGTCATTTTAGAGGATAGTAAAGGGAGAGAGTATTCTTTTACAGAGTTTGAGAATAAGTATGTTTTTATTACGTTCATCTATACAGATTGTGCAACGGTTTGTCCGCAGTTAGAATTTAATATGGGGCAAGTGTATAAATTACTTCCGAAAAAATATATTGGAGAAGATATCGTATTTTTAAGTATAAGTTTTGATCCAGAGCGTGATGACCCGGCTACGTTAGAAAGGTATCAGAACGCTTTTGGTGCCGATGGAGAAACTTGGAGAATGGCAAGAATTCTTGACCCGCTAGAGCTAAACACATTACTAGAAAATTTCGGTGTTATTGTCATCCCGGATGGATTAGGGAACTTTACTCATAATTCAGCCTTTTACTTAGTTGATAAAAAAGGAAAATTAGTAGAAGTGATGGACTTTACAGAAGTCGAGGCAGCAGCAGAAAAAGTGGAAAGTATTCTTGATAGCGAGCAGGTGAGGGAATGA
- a CDS encoding cbb3-type cytochrome c oxidase subunit I: protein MGAVAEKRNSTAFRDSANKALGLNPQDANISKAYLLVGFIALLLGGLMGVIQGLNRAGVLELPTWLNYYQILTAHGLLLVVVMSSFITIGYFYAGFSHTLGGLLPKVRKMAWIGFGLKIFGFVLVVIPVLMNEASVMYTFYPPMAAHPMFYFGLVFIVLGVWMLAAGAFVNVANWRKNNKGQHLPILAFFGTGVFVLLVGATAIVAVEVIFMIIPWTLGWVDGINVMVSRTLFWAFGHTAVNIWYLTAVSAWYVIIPKIIGGTRFNDYLTRVVVIALVIMNITGGFHHQIIDPGISLSIKYMHVFMSLAIGFPSLMTAYAMFRVFERTGRRKGGKGALGWLRKLPWGDVRFLAPFIAMAAFIPAGAGGIVQSTNQLNQVAHNTMWVVGHFHLTLGMTVVMTFFGISYWLVPLVFKRVLTPAMNKVGVIQTILWTIGMTIMAFSMHAVGLFGSPRRTSFTTYGDFSSTLGWDPYMAAIGVGAVMLAIAGVLQIYAVFNMMFFAPKGKTEFPIADVEPDEAPTPYFTERWGVWVVLMLIVVAMAYVPPLIDMIVNAPPGSPPFKTW, encoded by the coding sequence GTGGGAGCAGTTGCAGAAAAAAGAAATAGTACAGCATTTAGGGATAGTGCCAATAAAGCTCTTGGTTTAAATCCACAGGATGCTAATATATCAAAAGCCTATTTATTAGTTGGTTTTATCGCATTACTTCTAGGTGGGTTAATGGGAGTAATACAAGGTTTAAACAGAGCCGGTGTCCTTGAACTACCAACATGGCTTAATTATTATCAAATCTTAACAGCACATGGATTGCTTTTAGTTGTCGTCATGTCATCCTTCATCACGATTGGTTACTTTTACGCAGGTTTTTCACATACGTTAGGAGGACTTCTTCCAAAGGTTAGAAAGATGGCATGGATAGGGTTCGGGTTGAAGATTTTTGGGTTTGTGTTAGTTGTCATCCCTGTGTTAATGAATGAAGCATCTGTTATGTACACATTTTATCCACCAATGGCTGCACACCCTATGTTTTATTTTGGGCTCGTATTTATTGTGTTAGGTGTTTGGATGCTTGCAGCTGGAGCATTTGTTAATGTGGCAAATTGGAGAAAAAATAACAAAGGACAGCATCTTCCTATTCTTGCTTTCTTTGGGACGGGTGTATTTGTTCTGTTAGTAGGAGCAACAGCTATTGTTGCAGTGGAAGTTATCTTTATGATTATTCCTTGGACACTAGGATGGGTAGATGGCATAAACGTCATGGTTTCTCGTACACTCTTCTGGGCTTTTGGACATACAGCAGTTAACATTTGGTATTTAACAGCCGTTTCTGCATGGTATGTTATTATACCGAAGATTATTGGCGGAACACGCTTTAATGACTATTTAACACGCGTTGTCGTAATAGCTTTAGTTATCATGAATATTACTGGTGGATTCCACCATCAAATTATTGACCCTGGTATTTCGTTGTCCATTAAATACATGCACGTTTTTATGAGTTTAGCAATCGGATTCCCATCTTTAATGACTGCTTATGCAATGTTTAGAGTATTCGAACGTACTGGTAGAAGAAAAGGTGGAAAAGGAGCACTCGGTTGGTTGAGAAAATTACCTTGGGGTGATGTGCGTTTCTTAGCTCCATTTATTGCAATGGCTGCCTTTATTCCAGCTGGAGCAGGTGGTATTGTTCAAAGCACGAACCAATTAAACCAAGTTGCACATAATACGATGTGGGTTGTAGGGCATTTCCATTTAACACTAGGAATGACAGTCGTAATGACATTCTTCGGTATTAGTTACTGGTTAGTTCCGCTTGTATTTAAGAGAGTATTAACTCCAGCGATGAATAAAGTTGGTGTTATTCAAACCATTCTTTGGACGATTGGTATGACGATCATGGCATTCTCTATGCATGCTGTTGGATTATTTGGTTCTCCAAGAAGAACTTCTTTTACAACATATGGTGATTTCTCCTCCACGTTAGGTTGGGATCCATATATGGCAGCAATTGGTGTGGGCGCTGTTATGTTAGCAATTGCAGGTGTTCTTCAAATTTATGCTGTATTTAATATGATGTTTTTTGCGCCAAAAGGTAAAACAGAATTCCCAATTGCGGATGTAGAGCCAGACGAAGCTCCAACTCCATATTTTACAGAGCGTTGGGGAGTATGGGTAGTGCTCATGTTAATCGTAGTGGCAATGGCATATGTCCCACCACTTATCGATATGATTGTCAATGCACCGCCAGGCTCACCGCCATTCAAAACTTGGTAA